From Theileria orientalis strain Shintoku DNA, chromosome 4, complete genome, the proteins below share one genomic window:
- a CDS encoding triosephosphate isomerase — protein sequence MSRRKWLGGNWKCYGSKQSIKELLSHFNKLTTKSNNLDVVLFPPSIYIQHTLNELTSPVFNVGVQNVSQPKDGPFTGELSTSMLRDFGLNWSIVGHSDRRHKYKESNQDILAKIKVLQNENMNAVVCVGETLEEYDKGITEEVLEEQLNGFIYEVKKWDLVVVAYEPVWAIGTGKVPNHNDIINMHKFVREHIKSSVGDVAEKIRKYRNLMEWMGSSSEERHLSLISLTS from the exons ATGAGTAGAAGGAAGTGGTTGGGTGGAAACTGGAAGTGTTATGGTTCCAAGCAATCCATCAAGGAACTATTGAGCCATTTTAACAAACTTACCACCAAGAGTAACAATCTgg atgTTGTATTGTTTCCCCCGTCTATTTACATCCAGCACACATTAAATGAACTGACAAGCCCAGTGTTCAATGTCGGTGTCCAGAACGTCTCACAGCCGAAGGATGGGCCTTTTACGGGCGAATTAAGCACCTCGATGCTAAGGGACTTTGGCCTCAACTGGTCAATAGTAGGACATTCAGATAGAAGGCACAAGTATAAGGAGAGTAACCAGGACATACTTGCAAAAATCAAGGTCCTacaaaatgaaaatatgaATGCAGTGGTTTGTGTGGGTGAAACTTTGGAAGAATATGACAAGGGAATAACAGAAGAGGTCCTGGAAGAACAATTAAACGGCTTTATATACGAAGTAAAAAAATGGGACCTGGTAGTAGTGGCGTACGAACCAGTGTGGGCAATTGGAACGGGAAAGGTGCCAAATCACAACGACATAATTAATATGCATAAG TTCGTGAGGGAACATATAAAGTCGTCAGTGGGAGACGTCGCAGAAAAAATCAGA AAATATCGAAACTTGATGGAGTGGATGGGTTCCTCGTCGGAGGAACGTCACTTAAGCCTGATTTCCTTGACGTCCTGA
- a CDS encoding vesicle-associated membrane protein: MRLLKITPADTIEFPLVLYTPLTTLMKLENLSNEFVAFKIKTTSPKGYLVRPSTGVIKPLETYEVQIILQPISETPKAVNDRFLVQFVVVPSDAPVPKDLWTVVNKANVQDHRLTVEFVKENNVSVQTTGSQYGIPPKVAARLIAPQSSNVELPELRQKYEELVQYCLSVEKLKTNLLKENEQLRQKLQSQTSPKTRNKITLELWHVPVLIILFVILLKLFGHF; the protein is encoded by the exons ATGCGCCTCTTAAAAATTACGCCCGCGGATACTATAGAGTTTCCACTGGTGCTGTACACGCCACTAACCACGTTGATGAAACTTGAAAACCTTTCAAACGAATTTGTCGCcttcaaaataaaaactacgAGCCCAAAAGGGTACCTGGTAAGGCCAAGTACCGGTGTAATAAAGCCACTCGAGACTTATGAAGTGCAAATCATTTTGCAGCCCATATCTGAGACTCCAAAGGCAGTCAACGATCGATTTTTAGTGCAGTTTGTGGTTGTTCCCAGCGACGCGCCAGTGCCAAAGGACCTGTGGACGGTTGTGAACAAGGCAAACGTACAGGATCATAGGTTGACGGTCGAATTTGTGAAGGAAAACAACGTTTCGGTTCAAACGACCGGAAGTCAGTACGGAATACCGCCAAAAGTGGCCGCAAGGTTAATAGCTCCGCAATCTTCAAACGTCGAATTACCAG AATTGCGCCAAAAATACGAAGAGCTCGTGCAGTATTGCCTGTCGGTTGAAAAACTGAAGACGAATCTTCTCAAGGAGAACGAACAGTTAAGACAGAAGTTGCAGTCTCAGACTAGCCCAAAGACACGAAACAAGATAACGCTCGAACTGTGGCACGTCCCGGTTCTTATTATACTGTTTGTGATACTGCTGAAACTTTTTGGCCATTTTTAA
- a CDS encoding RNA polymerase common subunit: protein MGDLYMDEFGENFGIDEFAEEEEDFGDFEESELQRVADVDIITDPIEYKTQVDSAHRITTPYLTKYEKARIIGTRALQISLNAPITIPLDGAADMNEENVASLGDFGDTQTAAIDPLIIAEKELYQKTIPFIIRRYLPNGSYEDWKIEELIID, encoded by the exons ATGGGAGACCTTTATATGGATGAGTTCGGTGAAAACTTTGGAATCGATGAGTTCgcggaagaggaggaagactTTGGAGACTTTGAAGAGTCGGAGCTCCAAAGGGTGGCGGACGTCGACATAATAACAGACCCAATCGAATATAAAACACAG GTTGATAGTGCCCACAGAATCACTACTCCGTACCTAACCAAGTACGAAAAGGCGAGAATTATTGGCACGAGGGCACTGCAAATTAGTCTGAACGCGCCGATCACGATTCCGCTGGACGGAGCGGCGGACATGAACGAGGAGAACGTCGCGTCGCTCGGGGACTTCGGAGATACGCAGACCGCGGCCATCGACCCGCTAATCATCGCCGAAAAGGAGCTGTACCAGAAGACAATCCCCTTCATAATAAGAAGGTACCTGCCCAACGGGAGCTACGAGGACTGGAAGATAGAGGAGCTTATAATTGATTGA
- a CDS encoding uncharacterized protein (PV1H14080_P-like) gives MWEKLCNRVLSALDLNQATLSGCSDIICVKQKPTDRTLDLVADDGWVYKSTPFHVRFGKAKLLKSREKKVAVYVNGQLTNLTMKLGSVGEAYFRDGGDDLDSLDPSTFSSRTDKDSSSGIVDYGYYACNSKNDLGNMGSPFDFESAVLSKSEDTTPVSSQTPQSNISASMANLTYNREESVTDADENVPFSKAYYRQYTNRPESTPMLTESQDKTEFFQQLSDGDLVLQFSLCGHLLTCNDNVLNESLFHANIVDYSKLNDDPKLWFHESMVACFDGKPPYYPSRIAMPLLASWMVFNKPLTIDAIEKLLRSSLQITHKRVLRRKHTKSIYTSKGKRITLRPTSQQLSKLGLKYGQNTIKFSVYSSLQGVKSVYASMYLLPSDAKIVISDVDGTITKSNALGHLMPIIGKDWTHSGVAQLFTKIRHHGYFVLYLSARAIGQADITREYLFGLRQNSREKLPKGPLFLSPDRLLPSIKREVITKNAYMFKIPCLRDINSLFPSKHNPFYAGFGNNSSDHRAYVSVGVPEKRVFIINPSGVISHVNSQFARTYESMSEIAETMFPHLRSEQVENDKELYNSQHFWNFPVLKESEKLD, from the exons ATGTGGGAGAAGTTATGTAACAGGGTCCTTAGCGCCTTGGACTTAAACCAGGCCACACTTTCAGGTTGCTCAGAcataatatgtgtaaagCAGAAGCCTACAGATAGAACTCTCGATTTAGTCGCTGATGACG GATGGGTTTATAAGAGTACTCCGTTCCATGTGAGATTTGGAAAGGCGAAGCTGCTTAAAAGCAGAGAGAAGAAAGTAGCAGTGTATGTAAACGGGCAACTGACGAATTTGACGATGAAACTCGGTTCAGTTGGGGAGGCCTATTTCAGAGACGGAGGAGATGATTTGGATTCATTGGACCCTTCCACTTTCTCTTCTAGGACAGATAAAGATTCTTCTAGCG GGATAGTGGACTATGGGTATTACGCCTGCAATAGCAAGAATGACTTGGGGAACATGGGATCGCCCTTTGACTTCGAGTCTGCCGTACTTTCAAAGAGCGAGGATACCACGCCAGTTTCCTCACAGACACCGCAAAGTAATATTTCTGCAAGTATGGCAAATTTGACATACAACAGAGAAGAAAGCGTTACCGACGCAGACGAAAACGTGCCCTTTAGTAAGGCATATTACAGGCAATACACAAACAGACCGGAATCGACGCCAATGTTGACGGAATCACAGGACAAAACGG AGTTTTTCCAGCAACTGAGCGACGGGGACTTGGTACTACAGTTTAGTCTCTGTGGGCACCTGCTCACGTGCAACGACAACGTTTTAAACGAAAGCCTGTTCCACGCAAACATCGTCGACTACAGTAAACTCAACGACGACCCGAAGCTGTGGTTCCACGAGTCAATGGTAGCCTGCTTCGACGGAAAGCCGCCCTACTACCCGTCCAGAATAGCAATGCCGCTTTTGGCCTCATGGATGGTCTTCAACAAGCCGCTGACGATAGACGCAATAGAAAAGTTGCTGAGGAGCAGCCTGCAAATAACGCACAAGAGAGTTCTACGGAGGAAACACACGAAGTCCATATACACGTCCAAAG GGAAAAGGATAACTCTGAGGCCGACGTCGCAGCAGCTGTCGAAGCTGGGCCTCAAGTACGGGCAGAACACGATCAAGTTCAGTGTGTACTCGTCGCTGCAGGGCGTGAAGAGCGTGTATGCCTCGATGTATCTCCTGCCCTCGGACGCAAAGATTGTCATCTCGGACGTTGACGGCACCATCACCAAGTCGAACGCACTTGGACACCTGATGCCGATCATCGGCAAGGACTGGACGCACTCGGGCGTGGCGCAGCTGTTCACGAAGATCAGGCACCACGGCTACTTCGTGCTCTACCTGTCGGCACGCGCAATAGGCCAGGCCGACATAACTCGGGAGTACCTCTTCGGCCTCAGGCAGAACTCGCGCGAGAAGCTCCCGAAGGGCCCCCTATTCCTGTCGCCGGACCGACTCCTGCCCTCGATAAAGAGGGAGGTGATCACGAAAAACGCATacatgtttaaaattccaTGTCTCAGAGACATCAATTCACTGTTTCCGTCGAAACATAACCCGTTTTACGCGGGCTTCGGGAACAACTCGTCT GACCACCGAGCGTACGTGTCAGTTGGAGTCCCCGAAAAGCGCGTGTTCATCATCAACCCGAGCGGCGTGATATCTCACGTGAACTCGCAGTTCGCGAGGACCTACGAGTCGATGAGTGAAATTGCGGAGACCATGTTCCCGCACCTCAGGTCGGAGCAGGTCGAAAACGACAAGGAGCTCTACAACTCGCAGCACTTCTGGAACTTCCCCGTGCTCAAGGAGTCCGAAAAGCTAGACTAA
- a CDS encoding uncharacterized protein (zinc finger, DHHC-type domain containing protein): protein MADVYVNRKLLAPNDSYLTHKSTSLDQFESIPTTTNEEYVDFKRPEYLNLVCTSTNGIQNGLANSANNRDFYTLNQLLVPFIEKRTFELLDSVCALHWCCFSGHIDLVNKLLDIGCDPFLPDPINYESPIYYAIKSSSAHIVSVLLKRFGPLILCHENRIGKTPFLVAVSEFVEEDILAVLHVLEFLYLSGVSVEEQDQNGTTAVMFACKRGQLFVVQWLLKKGADLSHRDHFGSTVLHYAVIGANLEVVMFLVQKGLAGLTKVKSLNNVNPSEPALEQDSLDLCKERGNKLQYLLLWMCWLQWRTFGRVYAFNSVYPVLYWLVSVLNLLMLFPVWSGTYEFRPDKNKFFYVFLFSYFMTQAFWVMNKLSDPGVSKNEGYWLPYYSPPDYLRLTPFEGVLDSLHKRQQMVNFEYYCINKDLNKHFFAKTNTSKYAKKYKNSISNEDLLEPLNDEDTVNPFLPRVNTCNEEINNITTEMRSVYPQVANERCTKNTKEYNNAVLNFENSNKICLTCGKTRAMREHHCAICNTCLIRQDHHCAWLDNCVGSGNQKKFFVFLSFLGFTFVYFYFLFFQYFTLRFTRGIVMRDVMLFSVGVLGNGLFLFFVIHLWLRTIRSMLTDVTYYEFLKKPPHIRLKYKGNVHERLWDFKGLKFGELVKNVVKFWTYKVKHYEAESA from the exons atggcCGATGTGTATGTAAATCGCAAGCTGTTGGCACCGAACGATTCATACTTAACACACAAGTCAACGAGTCTTGACCAATTTGAGAGTATACCAACCACAACTAATGAAGAATATGTAGATTTTAAAAGGCCGGAATATTTGAACTTGGTG TGCACAAGTACAAATGGTATTCAGAACGGCTTGGCAAACTCGGCAAACAATCGGGATTTCTACACGTTAAACCAGTTGCTGGTTCCTTTTATAGAGAAGAGAACCTTTGAGTTGCTCGACTCGGTGTGCGCGCTGCACTGGTGTTGTTTTTCAGGACATATTGACCTTGTCAATAAGTTGCTGGATATAGGCTGTGACCCGTTTCTTCCCGATCCAATCAACTATGAGTCGCCCATATACTATGCAATTAAATCGTCAAGCGCCCACATAGTGTCGGTGCTCCTGAAGAGGTTCGGCCCGCTCATCCTGTGCCACGAGAACAGGATCGGAAAGACGCCGTTCCTAGTGGCAGTATCGGAGTTTGTTGAAGAGGATATTCTGGCAGTGCTGCACGTGTTAGAGTTTTTGTACCTGTCAGGAGTGTCGGTGGAGGAGCAGGACCAAAAC GGCACTACGGCAGTCATGTTTGCCTGCAAGAGGGGCCAGTTGTTTGTGGTACAGTGGCTGCTCAAGAAGGGAGCTGACTTATCGCATAGAGACCACTTCGGATCCACAGTGCTGCACTACGCAGTCATTGGAGCCAATTTGGAAGTGGTAATGTTCCTGGTGCAAAAGGGACTGGCGGGACTGACTAAAGTAAAATCGCTAAACAACGTTAACCCGTCAGAGCCAGCACTGGAGCAGGACTCCCTCGACTTGTGCAAAGAAAGAGGCAATAAGCTGCAGTACCTGTTGCTGTGGATGTGCTGGCTCCAGTGGAGAACATTTGGAAGGGTTTATGCCTTTAACAGCGTGTATCCAGTGTTATACTGGCTAGTGTCGGTTTTAAACCTGCTTATGCTCTTCCCGGTCTGGAGTGGCACATATGAATTTAGACCagataaaaacaagttcTTTTACGTGTTTCTTTTTTCGTATTTTATGACACAGGCGTTTTGGGTCATGA ATAAGTTGAGTGATCCAGGTGTTTCGAAGAATGAGGGATATTGGTTACCGTATTATTCGCCACCTGA CTATTTAAGACTTACTCCGTTTGAAGGAGTGTTGGATTCACTCCACAAGAGACAGCAAATGGTCAACTTTGAATACTATTGCATAAACAAGGACCTTAATAAGCACTTCTTTGCTAAAACGAACACTAGCAAATATGCcaaaaagtataaaaactCAATTAGCAATGAGGATTTGCTGGAACCATTGAATGATGAGGACACAGTGAACCCATTCTTGCCAAGAGTGAATACGTGTAACgaggaaataaataacatcaCGACGGAAATGAGGTCGGTCTACCCACAGGTGGCAAATGAGAGGTGCACAAAGAATACCAAGGAGTATAACAACGCGGTTTTAAACTTTGAGAACtcgaataaaatatgtttaacCTGCGGGAAGACTAGAGCAATGAGGGAACACCATTGTGCAATATGCAATACGTGCTTAAT ACGACAGGACCACCACTGCGCGTGGCTGGATAACTGCGTCGGCTCGGGGAACCAGAAGAAGTTCTTCGTGTTCCTGAGCTTCCTGGGATTCACGTTCGTGTACTTCTACTTCCTGTTCTTCCAGTACTTCACGTTGAGGTTCACCAGGGGGATAGTGATGAGGGACGTGATGCTGTTCTCAGTGGGAGTGCTGGGAAACGGACTGTTTCTGTTCTTCGTGATTCACCTGTGGCTAAGGACAATAAGGTCGATGCTGACGGACGTAACATACTACGAGTTCCTAAAGAAACCGCCACACATCAGGCTGAAATACAAGGGAAACGTCCACGAAAGACTCTGGGACTTCAAAGGACTCAAATTCGGGGAACTCGTGAAAAACGTCGTCAAGTTCTGGACGTACAAAGTAAAACACTACGAGGCAGAATCGGCCTAA